The following coding sequences are from one Roseburia hominis A2-183 window:
- a CDS encoding plasmid mobilization protein yields MRKRYNTPHRSRVVKTRMTEEEYAEFAERLSACNMSQSEFIRQAITGAAIRPIITVSPVNDELLAAVGKLTAEYGRIGGNLNQIARTLNEWHSPYPQLAGEVRAAVSDLAALKFEILQKVGDAVGNIQTYQL; encoded by the coding sequence ATGCGAAAACGATACAACACACCGCACCGCAGCCGGGTAGTCAAGACACGCATGACCGAGGAAGAATATGCCGAGTTTGCGGAAAGGCTTTCTGCCTGCAACATGAGCCAATCCGAGTTTATCCGGCAAGCCATAACCGGGGCAGCCATACGCCCCATCATAACTGTTTCCCCCGTCAATGACGAGCTGCTTGCCGCTGTTGGGAAGCTGACCGCCGAATACGGCAGGATCGGCGGCAACTTAAACCAGATAGCCCGGACGCTGAACGAGTGGCACAGCCCCTACCCGCAGCTTGCCGGGGAGGTACGGGCGGCGGTTTCCGACCTTGCTGCCCTAAAGTTTGAAATCTTGCAGAAAGTGGGTGACGCGGTTGGCAACATTCAAACATATCAGCTCTAA